A genomic segment from Streptomyces sp. NBC_01233 encodes:
- a CDS encoding MBL fold metallo-hydrolase, giving the protein MPVEEPYLVQPAPGVYAYVQPDGGWCLNNAGFVSDGGRTLLIDTAATERRALALREAVLAAGVPLPRTVVNTHHHGDHTYGNGVFAPEALILGHDSARTEQLAAGHQLELIWPATDFGAIDITAPDLTYSDRATVHVGGTEVQVIHPGVAHTTGDSIVWLPRQRVVFTGDLVFAEGTPFLAMGSLAGSLRALELLRSLDAETVVPGHGPLTDASAYEATERYLRYVAELAREGRAKGLTPLEVARQADLGEFAAWRESERLVANVHRAYAELAGEPEGVPLDILAVLRDMTVMNGGTPILCHA; this is encoded by the coding sequence ATGCCCGTCGAAGAGCCGTACCTCGTCCAGCCCGCGCCGGGGGTGTACGCCTACGTCCAGCCGGACGGCGGCTGGTGCCTCAACAACGCCGGCTTCGTGAGCGACGGCGGCCGGACCCTGCTCATAGACACCGCCGCCACCGAGCGGCGGGCCCTGGCACTGCGCGAGGCGGTCCTGGCGGCCGGGGTGCCGCTCCCCCGCACCGTGGTGAACACCCATCATCACGGCGACCACACCTACGGCAACGGCGTCTTCGCCCCCGAGGCGCTGATCCTCGGGCACGACAGCGCGCGCACCGAGCAGCTCGCCGCCGGGCACCAGCTGGAGCTGATCTGGCCCGCCACCGACTTCGGCGCGATCGACATCACCGCGCCCGATCTCACGTACAGCGACCGGGCGACCGTGCACGTGGGCGGGACGGAGGTGCAGGTCATCCACCCGGGGGTGGCGCACACCACCGGCGACTCGATCGTGTGGCTGCCCCGGCAGCGGGTGGTCTTCACAGGGGACCTGGTCTTCGCCGAGGGGACCCCGTTCCTGGCGATGGGCTCCCTCGCCGGCTCCCTGCGGGCGCTGGAGCTGCTTCGCTCGCTGGACGCGGAGACGGTCGTGCCGGGTCACGGACCCCTGACCGACGCCTCGGCCTACGAGGCCACCGAACGCTACCTGCGGTACGTGGCCGAGCTCGCCCGGGAGGGGCGGGCCAAGGGGCTGACCCCGCTGGAGGTGGCCCGGCAGGCCGATCTCGGGGAGTTCGCCGCATGGCGGGAGAGCGAGCGGCTGGTGGCGAACGTGCACCGGGCGTACGCGGAACTGGCCGGGGAGCCGGAAGGCGTGCCGCTGGACATCCTCGCGGTCCTGAGGGACATGACGGTGATGAACGGCGGAACGCCGATCCTCTGTCACGCGTGA
- a CDS encoding FAD-binding dehydrogenase — MTYDADVIVIGAGLAGLVATAELVDAGRKVILLDQEPEQSIGGQAHWSFGGLFFVDSPEQRRMRIKDNHALALQDWLGTAGFDREEDAWPRRWAEAYVDFAAGEKRSWLHAQGVRFFPVVGWAERGGYDANGHGNSVPRFHITWGTGPGLVAPFERRVRAGVARGLVRLGFRHQVTGLCATAGAVDTVTGQILAPSGAVRGTASSREVTGEFSLRAQAVIVTSGGIGGNHDLVRAQWPARLGTPPQRMLSGVPAHVDGLMLGIAEAAGASHINKDRMWHYTEGIENWNPIWARHGIRILPGPSPLWLDATGKRLPVPLFPGFDTLGTLDHIMKTGHDHTWFVLNQRIIGKEFALSGSEQNPDLTGKSIRDVITRARQAVPGPVKAFMDNGADFVVERDLSALVRGMNAVTKEDLLDEAALRGEIVARDREIANPFTKDLQVTAIHGARRYLGDKLIRTAAPHRILDPAAGPLIAVRLSILTRKSLGGLETDLSSRVLTGAGEPLPGLYAAGEAAGFGGGGVHGYRALEGTFLGGCIFSGRAAGRAAALATG; from the coding sequence ATGACGTACGACGCAGACGTGATCGTGATCGGAGCCGGGCTCGCGGGCCTCGTGGCCACCGCCGAGCTCGTCGACGCGGGCCGCAAGGTCATCCTGCTCGACCAGGAGCCGGAGCAGTCCATCGGCGGTCAGGCGCACTGGTCGTTCGGCGGCCTGTTCTTCGTGGACTCGCCCGAGCAGCGCCGGATGCGGATCAAGGACAACCACGCACTCGCCCTCCAGGACTGGCTGGGCACCGCCGGTTTCGACCGCGAGGAGGACGCCTGGCCGCGCCGCTGGGCCGAGGCCTACGTCGACTTCGCGGCCGGCGAGAAGCGCTCCTGGCTGCACGCCCAGGGCGTCCGCTTCTTCCCCGTCGTCGGCTGGGCGGAGCGCGGCGGCTACGACGCCAACGGCCACGGGAACTCCGTCCCCCGCTTCCACATCACCTGGGGAACCGGCCCCGGCCTGGTCGCACCCTTCGAGCGGCGCGTGCGGGCCGGGGTGGCCCGCGGCCTGGTCCGGCTGGGATTCCGCCACCAGGTCACCGGGCTCTGCGCCACGGCCGGCGCGGTGGACACCGTGACGGGCCAGATCCTGGCGCCCTCCGGCGCCGTACGGGGCACCGCGAGCAGCCGCGAGGTCACCGGGGAGTTCTCCCTGCGGGCCCAGGCCGTGATCGTCACCAGCGGCGGCATCGGCGGCAACCACGACCTCGTGCGCGCCCAGTGGCCCGCCCGGCTCGGCACTCCGCCGCAGCGGATGCTCTCCGGGGTTCCGGCGCACGTGGACGGCCTGATGCTCGGCATCGCGGAGGCGGCCGGCGCCAGCCACATCAACAAGGACCGGATGTGGCACTACACCGAGGGCATCGAGAACTGGAACCCGATCTGGGCCAGGCACGGCATCCGCATCCTGCCCGGCCCGTCCCCGCTGTGGCTGGACGCGACGGGCAAGCGGCTGCCGGTGCCGCTGTTCCCCGGCTTCGACACCCTCGGGACCCTCGACCACATCATGAAGACGGGGCACGACCACACCTGGTTCGTGCTCAACCAGCGGATCATCGGCAAGGAGTTCGCGCTCTCCGGATCCGAGCAGAACCCGGACCTGACCGGCAAGTCGATCCGTGACGTGATCACCCGCGCCCGCCAGGCCGTGCCCGGCCCGGTCAAGGCCTTCATGGACAACGGCGCCGACTTCGTCGTCGAGCGCGACCTGTCCGCCCTGGTCCGCGGGATGAACGCGGTGACCAAGGAGGACCTCCTCGACGAGGCCGCCCTGCGGGGCGAGATCGTGGCCCGCGACCGCGAGATCGCCAACCCCTTCACCAAGGACCTGCAGGTCACGGCCATCCACGGGGCCCGCAGATATCTGGGCGACAAGCTGATCCGCACGGCCGCCCCGCACCGGATCCTGGACCCCGCCGCCGGGCCGCTGATCGCGGTGCGGCTCTCGATCCTGACCCGCAAGTCCCTGGGCGGCCTGGAGACCGACCTCTCCTCCCGCGTCCTCACCGGCGCGGGCGAGCCGCTGCCCGGCCTCTACGCGGCGGGCGAGGCGGCCGGGTTCGGCGGCGGCGGCGTCCACGGCTACCGGGCCCTGGAGGGCACGTTCCTCGGCGGCTGCATCTTCTCGGGGCGCGCGGCGGGCCGCGCCGCGGCCCTGGCGACCGGCTGA
- a CDS encoding SDR family oxidoreductase — translation MIPVNAYQDQRVVVTGAGGGIGAALAHRFAAEGATVVVNDLDPAKAAAVAGGIGARAIAVPGDASAIVAEAREALGGTVDVYCANAGLASGGDAFADEGVWEAAWDTNVMAHVRAARLLLPDWLERGTGRFVSTVSAAGLLTMIGAAPYSVTKHGALAFAEWLSLTYRHRGVQVHAICPQGVRTDMLTAAGSAGELVLAPTAIEPEAVADALFDGMEKGRFLILPHPEVADFYAARATEPDRWLSGMNHLQQKWETR, via the coding sequence GTGATCCCCGTGAACGCGTACCAGGACCAGCGTGTCGTCGTCACCGGAGCGGGCGGCGGCATCGGCGCCGCCCTCGCGCACCGCTTCGCGGCCGAGGGCGCCACGGTGGTGGTCAACGACCTCGACCCGGCCAAGGCCGCCGCGGTGGCGGGCGGGATCGGGGCCCGGGCGATCGCCGTGCCGGGGGACGCCTCGGCGATCGTGGCCGAGGCCCGCGAGGCCCTCGGCGGGACGGTCGACGTCTACTGCGCCAACGCCGGACTCGCCTCGGGCGGCGACGCGTTCGCCGACGAGGGCGTCTGGGAAGCGGCCTGGGACACCAACGTCATGGCCCACGTCCGTGCCGCCCGACTGCTGCTGCCGGACTGGCTGGAGCGGGGGACGGGCCGCTTCGTGTCCACCGTCTCCGCCGCGGGACTGCTGACCATGATCGGAGCGGCCCCGTACAGTGTCACCAAGCACGGTGCGCTCGCCTTCGCCGAATGGCTCTCGCTGACCTACCGCCACCGCGGTGTCCAGGTCCACGCCATCTGCCCGCAAGGGGTGCGCACCGACATGCTGACCGCCGCGGGATCGGCGGGCGAACTCGTCCTCGCGCCGACCGCGATCGAGCCGGAAGCGGTCGCGGACGCACTGTTCGACGGCATGGAGAAGGGCCGGTTCTTGATCCTCCCGCACCCCGAGGTCGCCGACTTCTACGCCGCCCGCGCCACCGAGCCGGACCGCTGGCTGAGCGGCATGAACCACCTCCAGCAGAAATGGGAGACCCGGTGA
- a CDS encoding YidH family protein, giving the protein MIDFVKDVRLWFAPSRLRDEGETPDYRFSLANERTFLAWIRTALALVGGGFAVDQFLPDLRWGVRVGMAFALLAVGAACALRAVNHWVRCEQAMRRGEDLPLSRFPVVLSLGVGLVALMMVVVVLMGWTTGQ; this is encoded by the coding sequence GTGATCGACTTCGTCAAGGACGTGCGCCTCTGGTTCGCACCCTCGCGGCTGAGGGACGAGGGCGAGACCCCCGACTACCGCTTCTCGCTGGCCAACGAACGGACCTTCCTGGCCTGGATCCGGACCGCGCTGGCCCTGGTGGGCGGCGGTTTCGCCGTGGACCAGTTCCTGCCGGACCTGCGCTGGGGGGTGCGGGTCGGGATGGCCTTCGCGCTGCTCGCGGTGGGTGCGGCCTGTGCGCTGCGGGCGGTGAACCACTGGGTGCGGTGCGAGCAGGCGATGCGGCGGGGCGAGGACCTGCCGCTGTCGCGGTTCCCCGTGGTGCTGAGCCTGGGGGTGGGGCTGGTCGCGCTGATGATGGTGGTGGTCGTGCTGATGGGCTGGACGACGGGGCAGTGA
- a CDS encoding phosphotransferase family protein has product MTSAPADPRGLDLERLRGHLDRVRPGLVAGPLRGRLIEGGRSNLTYEVTDGTARWVVRRPPLGHVLATAHDMRREHRVIEALHGTAVPVPEPLLLCEDEAVLGAPFYVMEYVEGVPYRTAGELAALGPERTRRAVLGLVDTLVELHAVNPEAVGLGDFGRPEGFLDRQLRRWGKQLAASRGRELAGIDELHAALGRTLPVSPAPTVVHGDFRLDNVLIGGPDDTIRAVLDWEMSTLGDPLTDLGLLVMYSSDLGLTASAVSTTSGAPGHPAPAELVERYAARSGRDTGGIAWYTAFAWFKLAVILEGIHYRYTLGQTVGAGFDRIGELVPVFIEHGLTTLQELQEG; this is encoded by the coding sequence ATGACCTCAGCCCCGGCCGACCCGCGCGGCCTGGATCTGGAGCGGCTGCGCGGTCATCTCGACCGCGTGCGGCCTGGCCTCGTGGCCGGACCCCTGCGCGGCCGGCTGATCGAAGGCGGCCGGTCGAACCTCACGTACGAGGTCACCGACGGGACCGCCCGCTGGGTGGTGCGCCGGCCTCCGCTGGGCCACGTACTGGCCACCGCGCACGACATGCGGCGCGAGCACCGGGTCATCGAGGCGCTGCACGGCACGGCCGTGCCGGTGCCCGAGCCGCTGCTGCTGTGCGAGGACGAGGCCGTGCTCGGGGCTCCGTTCTACGTCATGGAGTACGTGGAAGGGGTGCCGTACCGGACGGCCGGCGAGCTCGCCGCGCTCGGCCCGGAGCGCACCCGGCGGGCGGTGCTGGGCCTGGTGGACACGCTGGTCGAGCTGCACGCGGTGAATCCGGAGGCGGTGGGCCTCGGCGACTTCGGCCGGCCGGAGGGGTTCCTCGACCGGCAGCTGCGCCGCTGGGGCAAGCAGCTCGCGGCCTCCCGGGGCCGGGAGCTCGCCGGGATCGACGAGCTGCACGCCGCGCTCGGCCGGACCCTGCCCGTCTCCCCCGCCCCGACGGTCGTGCACGGGGACTTCCGGCTCGACAACGTCCTGATCGGCGGCCCGGACGACACGATCCGGGCGGTGCTGGACTGGGAGATGTCCACCCTCGGGGATCCGCTGACCGACCTCGGGCTGCTCGTGATGTACAGCTCCGACCTCGGCCTGACCGCGTCTGCGGTCAGTACGACGAGCGGCGCGCCGGGCCATCCGGCCCCCGCCGAGCTGGTCGAACGGTACGCCGCCCGCTCCGGCCGGGACACCGGGGGCATCGCCTGGTACACGGCCTTCGCCTGGTTCAAGCTCGCGGTGATCCTCGAAGGCATCCACTACCGCTACACGCTCGGGCAGACCGTCGGTGCGGGCTTCGACCGGATCGGCGAGCTGGTGCCGGTCTTCATCGAGCACGGACTGACCACCCTGCAGGAACTCCAGGAAGGCTGA
- a CDS encoding acyl-CoA dehydrogenase family protein: MDFAFDARTGELREQLLAFMEEYVYPAEPVAAEQRARLASPWDTPAVFGELKAEARRQGLWNLFFVDQHGLPDAGHGAGLTNLQYAPLAEITGRSPHLAPMATNCAAPDTGNMELLAQFGDEAQKKQWLEPLLAGEIRSAFAMTEPDVASSDATNVETRIERDGDEYVVTGRKWFISGAMNPDCKIFIVMGKTDPEGADPRRQQSMILVPRDAPGVEVRRAMTVYGYEDHDHGGHAEVVFDGARVPAANLIGEEGSGFAIAQARLGPGRIHHCMRLIGMAERAIELMCRRAVDRTAFGKPLAAQGVVQNWIADARVTVEQLRLLVLKTAWLMDTVGNRGAHTEIQAIKIATPRAVVRILDDAVQLHGAGGVSQDFPLAELWAAARTLRLADGPDEVHQRSLARRELKRHM, encoded by the coding sequence ATGGATTTCGCATTCGATGCCCGGACCGGGGAACTCCGCGAGCAGCTGCTCGCGTTCATGGAGGAGTACGTCTACCCGGCGGAGCCCGTCGCCGCCGAGCAGCGCGCACGGCTGGCCTCGCCCTGGGACACCCCGGCCGTCTTCGGTGAACTGAAGGCCGAGGCGCGCCGCCAAGGCCTGTGGAACCTCTTCTTCGTGGACCAGCACGGCCTTCCGGATGCCGGGCACGGCGCCGGGCTGACCAACCTCCAGTACGCGCCGCTCGCCGAGATCACCGGCCGCAGCCCGCACCTGGCGCCGATGGCGACCAACTGCGCGGCCCCGGACACCGGGAACATGGAGCTGCTCGCGCAGTTCGGCGACGAGGCGCAGAAGAAGCAGTGGCTGGAGCCGCTGCTGGCCGGGGAGATCCGCTCGGCCTTCGCGATGACCGAGCCCGACGTCGCCTCCTCGGACGCGACGAACGTCGAAACGCGGATCGAGCGCGACGGCGACGAGTACGTGGTCACCGGGCGCAAGTGGTTCATCTCCGGGGCCATGAACCCGGACTGCAAGATCTTCATCGTGATGGGCAAGACCGACCCGGAGGGCGCCGATCCGCGCCGCCAGCAGTCGATGATCCTGGTCCCGCGCGACGCCCCCGGGGTCGAGGTGCGCCGGGCCATGACGGTCTACGGGTACGAGGACCACGACCACGGCGGCCACGCCGAGGTGGTCTTCGACGGGGCGCGGGTCCCGGCGGCGAACCTGATCGGCGAGGAGGGCAGCGGCTTCGCCATCGCCCAGGCCCGGCTCGGCCCGGGCCGCATCCACCACTGCATGCGGCTGATCGGCATGGCGGAGCGGGCCATCGAGCTGATGTGCCGGCGCGCGGTGGACCGCACGGCCTTCGGCAAGCCGCTGGCCGCCCAGGGCGTCGTACAGAACTGGATCGCCGATGCGCGGGTCACGGTGGAGCAGCTGCGGCTGCTGGTGCTGAAGACGGCCTGGCTGATGGACACGGTCGGGAACCGGGGCGCGCACACGGAGATCCAGGCGATCAAGATCGCGACCCCGCGGGCGGTGGTGCGGATCCTCGACGACGCGGTGCAGCTGCACGGCGCGGGCGGGGTGAGCCAGGACTTCCCGCTGGCCGAACTGTGGGCGGCGGCGCGGACGCTGCGGCTGGCCGACGGACCCGACGAGGTCCACCAGCGGTCGCTGGCGCGGCGGGAGCTGAAGCGCCACATGTAG
- a CDS encoding class I adenylate-forming enzyme family protein: MGDPVTSSYAARPWVGLLAPVQREPVAPPPTVLHAFREAAARAPERTALAYFDGRIGYAEADALSDSVAGHLASRGVRRGDRVAVMLQNTPHFVLAVLAAWKAGAVVVPLNPMYKSGEVRHVLRDSAAAALVCDGHAWTAYLGEAARGSAVRTVLTASDLDFQTRNDPRLFGPQLADPRLVGPQPAPDASGPPARPGLPAQRGPAAPDQPALVPAPLPGGHTTDLLTVARRGDCAPDGPPLTAADTALISYTSGTSGTPKGAMNPHGALTYNAVRQVTAHPLPEGATYFALAPLFHITGMVCELAACFANAGTLVLAHRFDAGAVLDAFLEHRPAYTVGPATAFMALAAHPAVTPDHFASFQVISSGGAPLPPALVERLRAAFGFYLRNGYGLTECTAPCASVPVHLEAPVDPVSGTLSVGLPGADTVVRILDEQGAEVPFGETGEIAVRGPQVVPGYWGLPAESAQAFPGGELRTGDVGFMDPDGWLYVVDRKKDMINASGFKVWPREVEDVLYTHPAVREAAVVGVPDPYRGESVKAYVSLRPGASAEPEELSAYCAARIAAYKYPRQVEVLPVLPKTTSGKILRRELRDRG; encoded by the coding sequence ATGGGAGACCCGGTGACCTCCTCGTACGCCGCCAGGCCCTGGGTCGGGCTGCTCGCGCCGGTCCAGCGGGAGCCGGTCGCACCGCCGCCCACCGTGCTGCACGCCTTCCGTGAGGCCGCCGCCCGGGCGCCGGAGCGCACCGCGCTGGCCTACTTCGACGGCCGGATCGGCTACGCCGAGGCCGACGCCCTCTCCGACTCCGTCGCCGGTCACCTCGCCTCCCGGGGCGTCCGGCGCGGGGACCGCGTCGCGGTCATGCTGCAGAACACCCCGCACTTCGTGCTGGCCGTCCTCGCCGCCTGGAAGGCCGGGGCCGTCGTCGTCCCGCTCAACCCGATGTACAAGTCGGGCGAGGTCCGGCACGTCCTGCGCGACTCCGCGGCCGCCGCGCTGGTCTGCGACGGCCACGCGTGGACCGCGTACCTGGGCGAGGCGGCGCGGGGGAGTGCCGTGCGGACCGTCCTGACCGCCTCGGACCTGGACTTCCAGACGCGCAACGACCCCCGGCTCTTCGGCCCGCAGCTCGCCGACCCGCGGCTCGTCGGCCCGCAGCCCGCACCGGACGCGTCCGGTCCGCCGGCCCGGCCCGGCCTGCCGGCCCAGCGCGGTCCGGCCGCACCGGACCAGCCCGCCCTCGTACCCGCACCCCTGCCCGGAGGGCACACCACCGACCTCCTGACCGTGGCCCGCCGGGGCGACTGCGCGCCGGACGGCCCGCCCCTCACCGCCGCCGACACCGCCCTCATCAGCTACACCTCCGGTACCAGCGGCACCCCCAAGGGCGCCATGAACCCGCACGGCGCGCTCACGTACAACGCGGTACGGCAGGTCACCGCCCACCCCCTGCCCGAGGGTGCCACCTACTTCGCCCTCGCGCCCCTCTTCCACATCACCGGCATGGTCTGCGAGCTCGCGGCCTGCTTCGCCAACGCCGGAACCCTGGTCCTCGCCCACCGCTTCGACGCCGGGGCCGTCCTCGACGCCTTCCTCGAACACCGCCCGGCCTACACCGTCGGCCCGGCCACCGCCTTCATGGCCCTCGCCGCCCACCCCGCCGTCACCCCCGACCACTTCGCCTCGTTCCAGGTGATCTCCTCCGGCGGCGCTCCGCTCCCGCCCGCGCTCGTCGAACGCCTGCGCGCCGCCTTCGGCTTCTACCTCCGCAACGGCTACGGCCTGACCGAGTGCACCGCCCCCTGCGCCAGCGTGCCCGTGCACCTCGAAGCCCCCGTCGACCCCGTCTCCGGCACCCTCTCCGTGGGTCTGCCCGGCGCCGACACGGTCGTCCGCATCCTCGACGAGCAGGGCGCCGAGGTCCCCTTCGGCGAGACCGGCGAGATAGCCGTCCGCGGCCCCCAGGTGGTGCCCGGCTACTGGGGCCTGCCCGCGGAATCCGCCCAGGCCTTCCCGGGCGGCGAACTGCGCACCGGGGACGTCGGATTCATGGACCCCGACGGCTGGCTCTACGTCGTCGACCGCAAGAAGGACATGATCAACGCTTCCGGCTTCAAGGTCTGGCCGCGGGAGGTCGAGGACGTGCTCTACACCCACCCCGCCGTCCGCGAGGCCGCCGTGGTCGGCGTCCCCGACCCGTACCGCGGGGAGAGCGTCAAGGCCTACGTGAGCCTGCGCCCCGGAGCCTCGGCCGAGCCGGAGGAACTGTCCGCCTACTGCGCCGCGCGCATCGCCGCGTACAAATACCCGCGCCAGGTGGAGGTCCTGCCTGTCCTTCCGAAGACGACCAGTGGCAAGATCCTGCGACGGGAACTGCGCGATCGCGGCTGA
- a CDS encoding DUF202 domain-containing protein has protein sequence MSGEGTDRDAGLQPERTRLAWRRTTLASSVVAVLALRQALRGSGAPVEVAGAAVIALVWLLFLWVAHRRIRALAADRPRGLSPWAALAAAGCTLALALVAVAVIL, from the coding sequence GTGAGCGGGGAGGGCACCGACCGCGACGCCGGGCTGCAGCCCGAGCGGACCCGGCTCGCGTGGCGGCGTACGACGCTGGCCTCCTCGGTGGTGGCGGTGCTGGCACTGCGGCAGGCGCTGCGCGGGTCCGGCGCGCCGGTGGAGGTGGCCGGGGCCGCGGTGATCGCGCTGGTGTGGCTGCTGTTCCTGTGGGTGGCGCACCGGCGGATCCGGGCGCTGGCGGCGGACCGGCCGCGGGGGCTCTCGCCGTGGGCGGCGCTGGCGGCGGCGGGGTGCACGCTGGCGCTGGCGCTGGTCGCGGTGGCGGTGATCCTCTGA
- a CDS encoding TetR/AcrR family transcriptional regulator codes for MAARTTEPAGTHEAPVPQRLLAVATRLFAERGYDRTSVQEIVEAAGVTKGALYHYFGSKDDLLHEVYARMLRLQQQRLDAVADSDAPVEERLRAAAADVVVTTIENLDDAMIFFRSMHQLSPEKFKQVRAERRRYHERFRALIEEGQRTGVFSSATPADLVVDYHFGSVHHLSTWYRADGPLTPQQVADHLADLLLRALRP; via the coding sequence ATGGCGGCCAGGACCACGGAGCCCGCAGGCACGCACGAAGCCCCGGTACCGCAGCGGCTGCTGGCCGTCGCCACCCGGCTGTTCGCCGAGCGCGGCTACGACCGCACCTCGGTCCAGGAGATCGTCGAGGCGGCCGGGGTCACCAAGGGCGCGCTCTACCACTACTTCGGGTCCAAGGACGACCTGCTGCACGAGGTGTACGCGCGGATGCTGCGCCTGCAGCAGCAGCGGCTCGACGCGGTGGCCGATTCCGACGCGCCCGTCGAGGAGCGGCTGCGGGCGGCCGCCGCCGACGTGGTCGTCACGACCATCGAGAACCTCGACGACGCGATGATCTTCTTCCGGTCGATGCACCAGCTCAGCCCGGAGAAGTTCAAGCAGGTCCGGGCGGAGCGCCGGCGCTACCACGAGCGCTTCCGGGCACTGATCGAGGAGGGCCAGCGAACGGGCGTGTTCTCCAGCGCCACCCCCGCCGACCTGGTCGTCGACTACCACTTCGGCTCCGTGCACCACCTGTCCACCTGGTACCGGGCGGACGGCCCGCTCACCCCGCAGCAGGTCGCCGATCACCTCGCCGACCTGCTGCTGCGCGCGCTGCGCCCCTGA
- a CDS encoding NUDIX hydrolase, with product MNRVSAADEVLDVVDRDDRVTGRAPRGEVYARGLIHRCVFVQARDAEGRIFVHRRTASKLVFPSHYDMFVGGVLGAGETYAQAALREAEEELGVRGLPQPAPLFKFLYEGPGGAWWSYVHEVRCEPAVRPQESEVAWHAFLTADELAQRIAEGEWPWVPDGLEAHRRLEEYRRQGA from the coding sequence ATGAACCGTGTGAGTGCCGCTGATGAAGTACTGGACGTGGTGGACCGGGACGACCGGGTGACCGGGCGGGCCCCGCGGGGCGAGGTCTACGCCCGGGGGCTGATCCACCGCTGCGTGTTCGTGCAGGCCAGGGATGCGGAGGGGCGGATCTTCGTCCACCGGCGCACCGCCTCGAAGCTCGTCTTCCCCTCGCACTACGACATGTTCGTGGGCGGGGTGCTGGGCGCCGGCGAGACCTACGCGCAGGCCGCGCTGCGGGAGGCCGAGGAGGAGCTGGGGGTACGGGGGCTGCCGCAGCCCGCGCCGCTGTTCAAGTTCCTGTACGAGGGCCCGGGCGGGGCCTGGTGGTCGTACGTGCACGAGGTGCGGTGCGAGCCGGCCGTGCGGCCGCAGGAGTCCGAGGTCGCGTGGCACGCCTTCCTGACGGCGGACGAGCTGGCGCAGCGGATCGCCGAGGGCGAGTGGCCCTGGGTCCCGGACGGGCTGGAAGCACACCGGAGGCTGGAGGAGTACCGGCGGCAGGGGGCGTAG
- a CDS encoding exo-beta-N-acetylmuramidase NamZ family protein, whose product MTLSRRGVLGLAGALGSVGAVGAAGAPGRVGAAGAPPGAAPAAAPRAAERVRTGFERLAADGYGVLAGQKVGVVTNPTGITADARHLVDVLHADARVDLVAVFGPEHGFRGTAQAGDSEGASRDPATGLPVYDTYDKSGQKLADVFTAAGVDTVVFDIQDVGARFYTYIWTLYDCMRAAALADKAVVVLDRPNPVGGRRTAGPVLERPYASFVGREPIALAHGMTAAELALLFNGEFLADRPVRLRTVAMSGWRRESFFGETGLPWVPPSPNMPTPDTALAYAGTCLFEGTNLSEGRGTTTPFELVGAEGIDRRWAEAANALGLPGVWFREAYFTPTFSKHVGKVCGGVRLIVHDREAFDPVRAGIGLLVTARRAWSGFAWRTDHWIDRLTGSDRVRTMVDAGAGVEEIVGDWAAALARFGATREGYLLYE is encoded by the coding sequence ATGACGCTGTCGCGACGCGGGGTGCTGGGACTGGCGGGGGCCTTGGGATCAGTGGGAGCCGTGGGGGCGGCGGGCGCCCCGGGGCGGGTGGGCGCCGCCGGGGCGCCACCGGGGGCGGCCCCGGCCGCCGCACCGCGGGCGGCGGAGCGGGTGCGTACGGGCTTCGAGCGGCTCGCCGCGGACGGGTACGGCGTGCTGGCCGGCCAGAAGGTCGGGGTGGTCACCAATCCCACCGGGATCACCGCCGACGCCCGGCACCTGGTCGACGTCCTGCACGCGGACGCACGGGTGGACCTGGTCGCTGTGTTCGGGCCCGAGCACGGGTTCCGCGGGACGGCGCAGGCGGGCGACTCGGAGGGGGCCTCGCGGGATCCGGCGACCGGGCTGCCGGTGTACGACACGTACGACAAGAGCGGGCAGAAGCTCGCGGACGTGTTCACGGCGGCCGGGGTCGACACCGTCGTCTTCGACATCCAGGACGTCGGGGCACGCTTCTACACGTACATCTGGACCCTCTACGACTGCATGCGCGCGGCCGCGCTCGCCGACAAGGCGGTGGTGGTACTGGACCGGCCGAACCCGGTGGGCGGCCGCCGGACGGCGGGGCCCGTACTGGAGCGGCCGTACGCGAGCTTCGTGGGCCGGGAGCCGATCGCGCTCGCGCACGGGATGACGGCGGCCGAGCTGGCCCTGCTCTTCAACGGCGAGTTCCTGGCCGACCGTCCCGTCCGGCTGCGGACGGTGGCGATGTCCGGGTGGCGGCGGGAGTCGTTCTTCGGGGAGACCGGGCTGCCCTGGGTGCCGCCGAGCCCGAACATGCCGACCCCGGACACGGCCCTCGCGTACGCCGGCACCTGCCTGTTCGAGGGGACGAACCTGTCCGAGGGGCGCGGGACGACCACGCCCTTCGAGCTGGTGGGCGCGGAGGGGATCGACCGGCGGTGGGCGGAGGCGGCGAACGCGCTGGGGCTGCCCGGGGTGTGGTTCCGGGAGGCGTACTTCACCCCGACCTTCTCCAAGCACGTGGGGAAGGTGTGCGGCGGGGTCCGGCTGATCGTCCACGACCGGGAGGCCTTCGATCCGGTACGGGCCGGGATCGGGCTGCTGGTCACCGCGCGGCGGGCGTGGAGCGGCTTCGCCTGGCGGACGGACCACTGGATCGACCGGCTGACCGGCTCGGACCGGGTGCGGACCATGGTGGACGCGGGGGCCGGGGTGGAGGAGATCGTGGGCGACTGGGCGGCGGCGCTCGCGCGGTTCGGGGCGACGCGCGAGGGATACCTGCTCTACGAGTGA